In Streptomyces sp. SN-593, a single genomic region encodes these proteins:
- a CDS encoding cytochrome P450 produces MPVPGQAHDILSPQFAEDPYSSYRVMRRETPLLWHEGMRSYVVSRYADVERAFKDSTFTTDNYAWQLEPVHGRTILQMSGREHSVRRALVAPAFRGRELQETFLPVIERNSRELIDAFRHTGSADLVGQYATRFPVNVIADMLGLDRADHDRFHGWYTSVIAFLGNLAQDPEVIAAGQRTRVEFAAYMLPVIRDRREHPGDDLLSALCRAEVDGTAMDDEDIRAFCSLLLAAGGETTDKAVASVFANLLRHPDQLDAVREDRSLVPRAFAETLRWTPPVHMIMRQAARDVPVAGGTIPAGSTVTCLIGAANRDEERYADPEAFDIFRTDLNSTNAFSAAADHLAFALGRHFCVGAMLARAEVEVGVNQLLDALPGIRLAPGELPVERGVFTRGPASVRVEFDPV; encoded by the coding sequence ATGCCCGTACCCGGTCAGGCGCACGACATCCTGTCACCGCAGTTCGCCGAGGACCCCTACTCCAGCTACCGGGTGATGCGGCGGGAGACGCCGCTGCTGTGGCACGAGGGCATGCGGAGCTACGTCGTCTCGCGCTACGCGGACGTCGAACGCGCCTTCAAGGACAGCACCTTCACCACCGACAACTACGCGTGGCAGCTCGAACCCGTGCACGGGCGGACCATCCTCCAGATGAGCGGCCGGGAGCACTCGGTGCGCCGCGCGCTGGTCGCGCCCGCCTTCCGCGGCCGGGAGCTGCAGGAGACCTTCCTGCCCGTGATCGAGCGCAACTCGCGCGAGCTCATCGACGCCTTCCGGCACACCGGCTCGGCCGACCTCGTCGGGCAGTACGCCACCCGCTTCCCGGTGAACGTGATCGCCGACATGCTCGGCCTGGACCGGGCCGACCACGACAGGTTCCACGGCTGGTACACCTCGGTGATCGCCTTCCTGGGCAACCTCGCCCAGGACCCGGAGGTGATCGCGGCCGGGCAGCGCACCCGGGTGGAGTTCGCCGCCTACATGCTGCCGGTCATCCGGGACCGCCGGGAGCACCCCGGCGACGACCTGCTCTCCGCGCTGTGCCGGGCCGAGGTGGACGGCACCGCGATGGACGACGAGGACATCAGGGCGTTCTGCAGCCTGCTGCTGGCCGCGGGCGGCGAGACCACCGACAAGGCCGTGGCGAGCGTCTTCGCCAACCTGCTGCGGCACCCCGACCAGTTGGACGCGGTACGGGAGGACCGCAGCCTGGTGCCGCGCGCGTTCGCCGAGACGCTGCGCTGGACACCGCCGGTCCACATGATCATGCGGCAGGCCGCGCGGGACGTGCCGGTGGCCGGCGGCACCATCCCCGCGGGCAGCACCGTCACCTGCCTGATCGGCGCCGCCAACCGCGACGAGGAGCGGTACGCCGACCCGGAGGCGTTCGACATCTTCCGGACCGACCTGAACAGCACCAACGCCTTCTCGGCCGCCGCCGACCACCTGGCCTTCGCGCTGGGACGCCACTTCTGCGTCGGCGCCATGCTGGCCAGGGCCGAGGTGGAGGTCGGGGTCAACCAACTGCTCGACGCCCTGCCCGGGATACGGCTGGCACCGGGTGAACTCCCGGTCGAGCGGGGCGTGTTCACCCGCGGGCCGGCCTCGGTACGGGTGGAGTTCGACCCGGTGTGA
- a CDS encoding cytochrome P450, giving the protein MTDHVPAGPALSAPPPTCPADPGAVALGGLGFQQAPARLYQELRLAHGPVAPVLLDGGVPAWLVLGYRELHYVTSHDELFARDSRRWNQWENIPADWPLLPFVGYQPSVLFTEGAEHRRRSGVISDALAEVDQFELKRQCEEVADRLINAFAGRGRADLMAAYAHRLPLLAAIWMCGLPESQTADMVRDLIASLDAAEGDDPVAAYLRVQQRVQALLEQKRAVPGPDVTSRMLAHPARLADPEIVQDLITVIAAAQQPTANWIGNALRLMLTDDRFAVTLSGGRGSVGQALNEVLWEDTPTQNFVGRWATRDTRLGGRQIRQGDCVLLGLAAANTDPEVRPDGPAGVGGNSAHVSFSHGEHRCPYPAPELAEAIAGTAVEVLLDRLPDVELSVPPRELVWRPSIWMRGLEALPVHFTSAHAG; this is encoded by the coding sequence GTGACCGACCACGTCCCCGCGGGTCCCGCGCTGTCCGCACCGCCCCCGACCTGCCCGGCCGACCCCGGCGCCGTGGCGCTCGGCGGCCTGGGGTTCCAGCAGGCCCCGGCCCGCCTCTACCAGGAACTGCGCCTCGCGCACGGCCCGGTGGCGCCGGTGCTGCTCGACGGCGGGGTGCCCGCCTGGCTGGTGCTCGGCTACCGCGAACTGCACTACGTCACCTCCCACGACGAACTGTTCGCCCGTGACTCGCGCCGCTGGAACCAGTGGGAGAACATCCCCGCGGACTGGCCGCTGCTGCCCTTCGTGGGCTACCAGCCGTCGGTGCTCTTCACCGAGGGCGCGGAGCACCGGCGCCGGTCCGGCGTGATCAGCGACGCGCTCGCCGAGGTGGACCAGTTCGAGCTGAAGCGGCAGTGCGAGGAGGTCGCCGACCGGCTGATCAACGCCTTCGCCGGGCGGGGCCGCGCGGACCTGATGGCCGCCTACGCCCACCGGCTGCCGCTGCTGGCGGCGATCTGGATGTGCGGGCTGCCCGAGTCGCAGACCGCCGACATGGTCCGCGACCTGATCGCGTCGCTGGACGCAGCCGAGGGCGACGACCCGGTGGCGGCCTACCTGCGGGTCCAGCAGCGGGTGCAGGCGCTGCTGGAGCAGAAACGGGCGGTGCCCGGCCCCGACGTGACCTCCCGGATGCTCGCGCACCCGGCCCGGCTCGCGGACCCGGAGATCGTCCAGGACCTGATCACGGTGATCGCCGCCGCCCAGCAGCCGACCGCGAACTGGATCGGCAACGCGCTGCGGCTGATGCTCACCGACGACCGGTTCGCCGTCACCCTGTCCGGCGGTCGCGGCAGCGTCGGGCAGGCGCTCAACGAGGTGCTGTGGGAGGACACCCCGACGCAGAACTTCGTCGGCCGGTGGGCCACCCGGGACACCCGGCTGGGCGGGCGGCAGATCCGGCAGGGCGACTGCGTGCTGCTCGGGCTGGCGGCGGCCAACACCGACCCGGAGGTGCGGCCGGACGGGCCCGCCGGGGTCGGCGGCAACAGCGCGCACGTCTCCTTCAGCCACGGCGAGCACCGCTGCCCCTACCCGGCGCCGGAGTTGGCCGAGGCGATCGCGGGGACCGCGGTGGAGGTGCTGCTCGACCGGCTGCCGGACGTGGAGCTGTCGGTGCCGCCGCGGGAGCTGGTCTGGCGGCCGTCGATCTGGATGCGCGGTCTGGAGGCGCTCCCGGTCCACTTCACCTCCGCCCACGCCGGCTGA
- a CDS encoding GTP-binding protein: MDSANSEPPARPPLADTADEGLKIVIVGGFGVGKTTMVRSVSEIRPLNTEETMTRAGIGIDETTGVEGKTTTTVAFDFGRISLNERMVLYLFGAPGQERFWFLWDRLFSGTLGAVVLVDPRRVADSWYAIDRLEHHGLPFVVARNTFGPPRHTLDQVRDALTLDDAVPLIDCDARDRESGRTVLITLVDHLYALSRAQEMAQ, from the coding sequence TTGGACTCCGCAAACTCTGAACCGCCCGCGCGCCCCCCGCTGGCCGACACCGCCGACGAGGGGCTGAAGATCGTGATCGTGGGCGGGTTCGGCGTCGGGAAGACCACCATGGTCCGCTCGGTCAGCGAGATCCGCCCGCTGAACACCGAGGAGACGATGACCCGGGCCGGCATCGGCATCGACGAGACCACCGGGGTGGAGGGCAAGACCACCACCACGGTCGCGTTCGACTTCGGCCGGATCAGCCTCAACGAGCGGATGGTGCTGTACCTGTTCGGCGCGCCGGGCCAGGAGCGCTTCTGGTTCCTGTGGGACCGGCTCTTCTCCGGCACGCTCGGCGCCGTGGTGCTGGTGGACCCGCGCCGGGTCGCCGACTCCTGGTACGCCATCGACCGGCTGGAGCACCACGGCCTGCCGTTCGTGGTGGCCCGCAACACCTTCGGGCCGCCGCGGCACACCCTGGACCAGGTGAGGGACGCCCTCACCCTCGACGACGCCGTCCCGCTGATCGACTGCGACGCGCGCGACCGGGAGTCCGGCAGGACCGTCCTGATCACGCTCGTCGACCACCTCTACGCCCTGTCCCGTGCCCAGGAGATGGCCCAGTGA
- a CDS encoding DUF742 domain-containing protein: MSRESVEGENPDRLYTLTGGRSRADDTRLDLVALIVSESQPAAGMQSEHAAILRICRRPTAVVELSADLRLPVSVVRILLADLLDTGKVTARHPRTPKGAGLPDSALLKQVLVGLRKL, translated from the coding sequence ATGAGCCGCGAGTCCGTCGAGGGTGAGAACCCCGACCGGCTCTACACCCTCACCGGGGGCCGCAGCCGCGCCGACGACACCCGGCTGGACCTGGTCGCGCTCATCGTCAGCGAGTCGCAGCCGGCGGCCGGCATGCAGTCGGAACACGCCGCCATCCTGCGGATCTGCCGCCGCCCCACCGCGGTCGTGGAGCTGTCGGCGGACCTGCGGCTGCCGGTGAGCGTGGTGCGCATCCTGCTGGCCGACCTCCTCGACACCGGCAAGGTCACCGCCCGCCACCCCCGTACCCCGAAGGGCGCCGGGCTGCCCGATTCCGCACTCCTGAAGCAGGTGCTCGTTGGACTCCGCAAACTCTGA
- a CDS encoding roadblock/LC7 domain-containing protein, whose protein sequence is MQTTDRNLDWLLDSLLDRTPGSRHALVLSRDGLKMSWSTSLNVDQADQLAAIASGIQSLSHGASVEFGDGTGGVRQSMTEFHGGLLVIVEAGEGAHLAVVAAEDADAGMIGHNTSELVEQLSDYLTAPPRRPAEGPA, encoded by the coding sequence ATGCAGACCACCGATCGCAACCTGGACTGGTTGCTGGACAGCCTCCTCGACCGCACCCCGGGCAGCCGGCACGCGCTGGTGCTCTCCCGGGACGGGCTCAAGATGAGCTGGTCCACCAGCCTGAACGTCGACCAGGCCGACCAGCTCGCGGCCATCGCCTCGGGCATCCAGAGCCTGTCGCACGGCGCCTCCGTGGAGTTCGGGGACGGCACCGGCGGCGTGCGGCAGTCGATGACCGAGTTCCACGGCGGCCTGCTGGTGATCGTGGAGGCCGGCGAGGGCGCCCACCTCGCGGTCGTGGCCGCGGAGGACGCGGACGCCGGGATGATCGGCCACAACACCAGCGAGCTGGTGGAGCAGTTGAGCGACTACCTGACCGCGCCGCCGCGAAGGCCGGCCGAGGGCCCGGCATGA
- a CDS encoding ATP-binding protein: MPDRSPAGRQAGRRPLPAAPALALGAVVVCGLACAGLVLGAPQGARTWVRAVSIGYGALLVAAVAWAGSTARRGRDAAARLAAVDARNAELRRKVAQTEAYIDGHQRRVAQMAAEADAAHAELAAARAGSERLNTRLEELAADARVLVEQAIPAMVGQLGAGASAGTALAAAPALADPRHRRVLEVFTAELAGGSRLRAATLAACANAAGRVQALTTTMMADLREMENRYDQDVLGDLLRLDHATAQAGRLADSIAVLTGGRSGRRWTKPIVMESILRGAIGRISAYQRVRLHSTSTAAVVGHAAEGVMHALAELVDNATRFSPPTETVHLYVEELTTGVVITVEDAGLVMSPPALRRAQHAVSHDPLRLGTLSGTRLGLAVVGGVAGKYGLTVSFRPSSRGGTGVLLLIPQHLITRPRESPLGSAAPRDRAAAPSAAAGGGPAASGEVVPGPGGLPTRQAGPAARTARPVPAPAASAEGGAWSSRPPGDTAADVTARHVSELGTAGGTVTEPATPDPSDATVPVPAPEAGPVPLPGPALDPGPGPDPDSGSAPASATASGAGSEAASGPGSGPVPVTASEAAAGGAEEDLFALPKRVRGRTLSRADHPLPGDLPPDGAPPAPRPPTGDMGARFGAFVAAGRRRREQTTRERGAVPQDASHAMAPSEEREAFRTGSHRAPDDGAHEAPRAAPYRPAHRPSHRAPRDDAP; the protein is encoded by the coding sequence ATGCCAGATCGTTCACCCGCCGGCCGGCAGGCCGGAAGACGCCCGCTCCCCGCGGCCCCGGCCCTCGCCCTCGGGGCGGTGGTGGTCTGCGGGCTGGCATGCGCGGGCCTCGTCCTCGGCGCCCCGCAGGGCGCGCGGACCTGGGTGCGGGCGGTCTCGATCGGCTACGGCGCGCTGCTGGTGGCGGCCGTCGCCTGGGCCGGGAGCACCGCCCGGCGCGGCCGGGACGCGGCCGCCCGGCTCGCCGCCGTCGACGCCAGGAACGCCGAGTTGCGCCGCAAGGTCGCGCAGACGGAGGCGTACATCGATGGCCACCAGCGGCGGGTGGCCCAGATGGCGGCCGAGGCGGACGCGGCGCACGCCGAACTGGCCGCCGCGCGCGCCGGGTCGGAGCGGCTGAACACCCGCCTGGAGGAACTGGCCGCCGACGCGCGCGTGCTGGTGGAGCAGGCGATCCCGGCGATGGTCGGGCAACTCGGCGCCGGCGCCTCGGCGGGCACCGCCCTGGCCGCCGCCCCCGCGCTCGCCGACCCCCGGCACCGCCGGGTCCTGGAGGTCTTCACCGCCGAACTCGCCGGCGGCTCGCGGCTGCGCGCGGCCACCCTCGCGGCGTGCGCCAACGCCGCCGGCCGGGTCCAGGCCCTGACCACCACGATGATGGCCGACCTGCGCGAGATGGAGAACCGTTACGACCAGGATGTTCTCGGCGACCTGCTCCGGCTGGACCACGCCACCGCCCAGGCCGGGCGGCTGGCCGACAGCATCGCGGTGCTCACCGGCGGCCGGTCCGGCCGGCGCTGGACCAAGCCGATCGTGATGGAGAGCATCCTGCGCGGCGCGATCGGCCGGATCAGCGCGTACCAGCGGGTCCGGCTGCACTCGACCAGCACCGCGGCGGTCGTCGGCCACGCCGCCGAGGGCGTCATGCACGCGCTCGCCGAACTCGTCGACAACGCCACCCGGTTCTCGCCGCCGACCGAGACGGTGCACCTCTACGTCGAGGAGCTGACCACCGGCGTGGTGATCACCGTCGAGGACGCGGGCCTGGTGATGAGCCCGCCGGCGCTGCGCCGCGCGCAGCACGCCGTCTCCCACGACCCGCTGCGCCTGGGCACCTTGTCCGGCACCCGGCTGGGCCTGGCGGTCGTCGGGGGCGTCGCGGGGAAGTACGGCCTGACCGTCAGCTTCCGGCCGTCGTCGCGCGGCGGTACGGGGGTGCTGCTGCTCATCCCGCAGCACCTGATCACGCGGCCCCGGGAGAGTCCGCTCGGGTCGGCGGCACCCCGGGACCGGGCCGCGGCGCCGTCGGCGGCGGCCGGGGGCGGCCCGGCCGCCTCCGGCGAGGTCGTGCCCGGGCCGGGCGGCCTGCCGACGCGGCAGGCCGGACCGGCCGCCCGCACCGCGCGCCCGGTGCCCGCGCCGGCCGCTTCCGCCGAGGGCGGCGCCTGGTCCAGCCGGCCGCCCGGCGACACCGCGGCCGACGTGACCGCCCGTCACGTGAGCGAGCTCGGTACGGCGGGCGGGACCGTGACGGAGCCGGCGACCCCCGATCCGTCGGACGCGACCGTCCCCGTCCCCGCCCCCGAGGCCGGTCCCGTTCCCCTGCCCGGCCCTGCCCTCGACCCCGGCCCCGGCCCCGATCCCGACTCCGGTTCCGCGCCGGCATCCGCAACGGCGTCCGGTGCGGGCAGCGAGGCCGCGTCCGGGCCCGGCTCGGGCCCGGTCCCCGTCACGGCGTCCGAGGCCGCGGCAGGCGGCGCGGAGGAGGACCTGTTCGCCCTGCCCAAGCGGGTGCGCGGCCGCACCCTCTCCCGCGCCGACCACCCCCTGCCCGGGGATCTCCCGCCCGACGGCGCCCCGCCCGCGCCCCGGCCGCCCACCGGCGACATGGGCGCCCGCTTCGGCGCGTTCGTCGCGGCGGGCCGGCGCCGGCGGGAGCAGACCACGCGCGAGCGCGGCGCCGTACCGCAGGACGCGTCCCACGCCATGGCGCCGTCCGAGGAACGCGAGGCGTTCCGGACCGGGTCGCACCGCGCACCGGACGACGGGGCGCACGAGGCGCCGCGCGCCGCACCGTACCGGCCGGCGCACCGGCCGTCGCACCGCGCACCGCGGGACGACGCCCCCTAG
- a CDS encoding aldo/keto reductase — protein MITRTALGSPGLTVSAMGLGCMGMSESYGAPDWDGGLATINRALELGVTFLDTADAYGTGHNEVLVGRAVHGRRDQVQLATKFGIDRSAGDRARRIRGARDYVLRACDASLLRLGVEVIDLYYAHRPPQDVEIEETVGAMAELVEAGKVRHLGLSEVDGELLRRAHAVHPITAVQSEYSLWTRDVEAVTPVMAELGVGLVPYSPLGRGFLTGTLDRSTLGEKDFRSTNPRFAGEAGEANEKIARTVREVADRLGATPAQVALAWVYAQAERLGVAVAAIPGTRSPARLEQNAAALELTLDAEALAALAPLSDQVRGERYLPVHTAEVARG, from the coding sequence ATGATCACCCGAACCGCGCTCGGCTCGCCCGGTCTCACCGTCAGCGCGATGGGTCTGGGGTGCATGGGGATGAGCGAGAGCTACGGCGCCCCCGACTGGGACGGCGGCCTGGCCACCATCAACCGGGCTCTGGAGCTGGGCGTCACGTTCCTGGACACCGCCGACGCCTACGGCACCGGGCACAACGAGGTGCTGGTGGGCCGGGCCGTCCACGGCCGCCGGGACCAGGTGCAGTTGGCCACCAAGTTCGGCATCGACCGCAGCGCCGGCGACCGGGCGCGCCGCATCCGCGGTGCCCGGGACTACGTGCTGCGCGCCTGCGACGCCTCGCTGCTGCGGCTGGGCGTCGAGGTGATCGACCTGTACTACGCCCACCGCCCGCCCCAGGACGTGGAGATCGAGGAGACCGTCGGGGCGATGGCCGAGCTGGTCGAGGCGGGCAAGGTCCGCCATCTGGGCCTGTCCGAGGTCGACGGCGAGCTGCTGCGCCGGGCGCACGCGGTGCACCCGATCACCGCGGTGCAGAGCGAGTACTCGCTGTGGACCCGCGACGTCGAGGCGGTCACCCCGGTGATGGCCGAGCTGGGGGTCGGGTTGGTGCCGTACTCGCCGCTGGGGCGGGGGTTCCTGACCGGCACCCTGGACCGCTCCACGCTGGGCGAGAAGGACTTCCGGAGCACCAACCCCCGTTTCGCCGGCGAGGCGGGCGAGGCCAACGAGAAGATCGCGCGGACCGTGCGCGAGGTGGCCGACCGGCTGGGCGCCACCCCGGCCCAGGTGGCGCTGGCCTGGGTGTACGCCCAGGCCGAGCGGCTCGGGGTGGCGGTGGCGGCCATCCCCGGCACCCGCAGCCCGGCCCGGCTGGAGCAGAACGCGGCAGCGCTGGAACTCACCCTGGACGCCGAGGCGCTGGCCGCCCTGGCCCCGCTGAGCGACCAGGTGAGGGGCGAGCGCTACCTCCCCGTGCACACCGCCGAGG